Genomic DNA from Anaerolineae bacterium:
TCCTTAAAGTTGCTCCTGCAAAAATGGCTGCGCCCAAGAAGGCCAGTGGAACAATGTGCTCTACGAGGGCTTCAAGCCCTGTGCCTTTGAGAATTATACCCCGGACAATGCTCATGTAATATCGGAGGGGTATGATGTAACTTATGATTTGGAGGGCTCTGGGCATGGCCTCAATGGGGAATATGAAACCGGAAAGGAAAATTGAAGGCAGAATTACGAAAAAGGCCAGGAACATGGCTTCCCGCTGGGTATGGGCTACTGAGGAAATAAAAAGGCCTATCCCCAGAGTAGCGAAGAGGAAAAGAAAGGAGAGAGCTAAGAGCAGAGGGATGCTTCCCCTTATGGGCACTTTAAACCAGAAATGGCCCACTATCAGGACTTCTCCGAGCTCTAAGAAAGCGATAGCTACGTAAGGGGCAATTTTCCCGGCCAGCAACTCAAGGGGCCTTATCGGGGTTACCATAAGTTGCTCTACTGTTCCCTGTTCTTTCTCCCTCACTATGGCTAAAGCAGTGAGGATAGTGGTTATGAGGGCCATTATAAGGCCGATAAGGCCTGGTATCATGAAGTTGGAACTGCGCATTTCAGGGTTATACCAGACTCTGGGGATGGCTTCCACTATGGGAGAGCTTTTCAAAGCCACAAGCTTAAAAGAGAAAGCGTGGGCTACGCTTTGGGAGGCGGCAAAAGCTGTGTTTGCTACATTGGGGTCGGAGCCATCTATGATAAAATAGACGGAGGCTTTCTCTCCTCTGGACAACGATAGACTATACCCCGCAGGGATGATAAGTCCTGCTCTGGCTTTACCGCTCTCTATCAGTCGGGTGAGCTCTTCTTCCGACTCTGTAAAGTAAACGAGGTTGAAATAATTGGAGGCTCGGTAAGCATCGATGAGCTCGCGGCTTGCTTTGGTCCGGTCAAGGTCCAGGA
This window encodes:
- a CDS encoding ABC transporter permease, translating into RKEIIHIRRDPRTLAVMFLIPLIQMILLGYAATTDIKRLKTAVLDLDRTKASRELIDAYRASNYFNLVYFTESEEELTRLIESGKARAGLIIPAGYSLSLSRGEKASVYFIIDGSDPNVANTAFAASQSVAHAFSFKLVALKSSPIVEAIPRVWYNPEMRSSNFMIPGLIGLIMALITTILTALAIVREKEQGTVEQLMVTPIRPLELLAGKIAPYVAIAFLELGEVLIVGHFWFKVPIRGSIPLLLALSFLFLFATLGIGLFISSVAHTQREAMFLAFFVILPSIFLSGFIFPIEAMPRALQIISYIIPLRYYMSIVRGIILKGTGLEALVEHIVPLAFLGAAIFAGATLRIRKRLE